One stretch of Lysobacter sp. TY2-98 DNA includes these proteins:
- the yihA gene encoding ribosome biogenesis GTP-binding protein YihA/YsxC, translated as MSNPFQRARYMLSAHNIAQLPPDGGFEVAFAGRSNAGKSTALNAICQQGSLARVSKTPGRTQQLVFFDFEPKRDEAPSNRYLVDLPGYGYAKVPKDLQAHWQAFIDRYFTTREALKGLMVIMDIRHPLKDYDLQMLGYAVNRGLPAHALLTKADKLGRGQQTQALLAVRKELSSRFGDTVGAQVFSGESKQGVDEARGVIANWLQFGAAQPPSA; from the coding sequence ATGTCGAACCCTTTCCAGCGCGCCCGCTACATGCTGTCGGCGCACAACATCGCCCAGCTGCCCCCCGACGGCGGCTTCGAGGTCGCCTTCGCCGGCCGTTCGAATGCCGGCAAGTCCACCGCCCTCAACGCCATCTGCCAGCAGGGCTCACTCGCCCGCGTCTCGAAGACGCCCGGCCGTACCCAGCAGCTCGTCTTCTTCGACTTCGAGCCCAAGCGCGACGAGGCGCCGTCGAACCGCTATCTGGTCGACCTGCCCGGCTACGGCTACGCCAAGGTGCCGAAGGACCTGCAGGCGCACTGGCAGGCCTTCATCGACCGCTACTTCACCACCCGCGAGGCGCTGAAGGGCCTGATGGTCATCATGGACATCCGCCATCCTCTGAAGGATTACGACCTGCAGATGCTCGGCTACGCGGTCAACCGCGGCCTGCCCGCGCACGCGCTGCTGACGAAGGCCGACAAGCTCGGCCGCGGCCAGCAGACGCAGGCGCTGTTGGCCGTACGGAAGGAACTGTCGAGCCGCTTCGGTGACACCGTCGGCGCGCAGGTGTTCTCGGGCGAGTCGAAGCAGGGCGTCGACGAGGCACGCGGCGTGATCGCGAACTGGCTGCAGTTCGGCGCCGCGCAACCGCCTTCAGCTTGA
- a CDS encoding ABC transporter permease subunit, with protein MNRARRFAAALVEALLTLWLLATLCFVLLHAAPGGPFDTEKAAPPEVQAALAAQYRLDRPALAQYGAWLGDVVRGDLGPSFQYPDYRVSQLVAQALPVSALNGGLALLLALSLGIPLGTLAALRAGGAVDRGVMAIAGLGLAVPKFVVAPMLVLLFAVTLHWLPAGGWGDARNVVLPVIALALPNIAYCARLMRASLLATLSADYLRAARARGLSPLRVLLAHAMPPALLPVIAWLSPALINIVTGSAVVEQVFGIPGMGRYFVQGALNRDYTLVLGVVLVIGACIVVINALVDALRAWIDPRLATSS; from the coding sequence ATGAATCGCGCACGCCGGTTCGCCGCCGCGCTGGTCGAGGCGCTGCTCACGCTGTGGCTGCTCGCGACGCTGTGCTTCGTGCTTCTGCATGCGGCACCCGGTGGCCCGTTCGACACCGAAAAGGCCGCGCCGCCCGAGGTGCAGGCCGCGCTCGCCGCGCAGTACCGACTCGATCGCCCCGCGCTGGCGCAATACGGCGCCTGGCTGGGCGACGTCGTGCGGGGCGATCTCGGTCCGTCCTTCCAGTATCCCGACTACCGTGTGTCGCAACTGGTCGCGCAGGCGTTGCCGGTCTCCGCGCTCAACGGCGGGCTCGCGCTGCTGCTGGCGCTGTCACTCGGTATTCCGCTCGGCACGCTCGCCGCGCTGCGCGCCGGTGGCGCGGTCGACCGCGGGGTGATGGCGATCGCCGGCCTCGGACTCGCGGTGCCGAAGTTCGTCGTCGCGCCGATGCTCGTGCTGCTGTTCGCTGTGACGCTGCACTGGCTCCCGGCAGGCGGCTGGGGCGATGCGCGAAACGTCGTGCTGCCCGTGATTGCCCTCGCGTTGCCGAACATCGCGTACTGCGCGCGACTGATGCGCGCCTCGCTGCTGGCAACCCTGTCGGCGGACTACCTGCGCGCGGCGCGAGCGCGTGGGCTCTCGCCGCTGCGCGTGCTGCTCGCGCATGCGATGCCACCTGCGCTGCTGCCGGTGATCGCGTGGCTGTCGCCCGCACTGATCAACATCGTCACCGGCTCGGCCGTGGTCGAACAGGTGTTCGGCATTCCCGGCATGGGCCGCTACTTCGTGCAGGGCGCGCTCAACCGCGATTACACGCTGGTGCTCGGCGTGGTGCTGGTGATCGGGGCATGCATCGTGGTGATCAATGCGCTGGTCGATGCGCTGCGCGCGTGGATCGACCCGCGGCTGGCGACGTCAAGCTGA
- a CDS encoding VIT family protein — translation MRPRHPEFHRSHRAGWLRAAVLGANDGIVSVSGLVVGVAASGASASTVLASGIAGVVAGAMSMAAGEYVSVQSQADTESADLAKERRELAEAPESELRELAMIWERRGLDATLARQVAEQLTAHDALASHARDELGITDTLRARPLQAALASGAAFISGAVLPILATLLAPPARVEAVTIAVTLLALTLSGALAAWAGGASMLRGALRVVGWGAAAMIAASLVGRVAGVAL, via the coding sequence ATGCGACCACGTCATCCCGAATTCCATCGCAGTCATCGCGCCGGCTGGTTGCGCGCCGCCGTACTCGGCGCCAACGACGGCATCGTGTCGGTGTCGGGCCTGGTGGTCGGCGTCGCCGCGAGTGGCGCGTCGGCCAGCACGGTGCTCGCGAGCGGCATCGCCGGTGTCGTCGCCGGCGCGATGTCGATGGCGGCGGGCGAATACGTGTCGGTGCAATCGCAGGCGGACACCGAGAGCGCGGACCTCGCGAAGGAGCGTCGCGAACTCGCCGAAGCGCCGGAAAGCGAACTGCGCGAACTTGCGATGATCTGGGAACGACGCGGCCTCGACGCGACGCTCGCGCGGCAGGTCGCCGAACAACTGACGGCGCACGACGCGCTGGCGAGTCACGCGCGTGACGAACTCGGCATCACCGACACCCTGCGTGCGCGACCGCTGCAGGCGGCGCTGGCCTCGGGCGCGGCATTCATCAGCGGCGCCGTGCTGCCGATTCTCGCGACGTTGCTGGCCCCGCCGGCGCGCGTGGAAGCGGTGACCATCGCGGTGACGCTGCTCGCGTTGACGCTGTCCGGTGCGCTCGCCGCATGGGCAGGCGGCGCATCGATGCTGCGCGGCGCCCTGCGCGTCGTCGGCTGGGGCGCCGCGGCGATGATCGCGGCGTCGCTGGTCGGACGCGTAGCGGGTGTCGCGCTGTGA
- a CDS encoding peptide ABC transporter substrate-binding protein, producing MRHLRSFRPWPAVALALLLATGAQAATLERGNGPEPSTLDAHKCQEVACGNVLRDLYEGLVTEDATGRLVPGMAQEWSTSPDGRTWTFVLRDGLRWSNGEALDAPQIVASFRRAFAPTTAAPFGELFDALHNAKAVQAGALAPTALGVDAPDARTVVFHLDRSAPLPALLTLPIAFPVYLPAVERFGAQHTRPGTLISNGAYRLVAWTPQANLVVERNPRFHDAANVAIERVRFQVTEDAAAELQRFAAGDLHLTEVVPPQPLASLRERFGSQLRLSPYLGAFWLGINTTHAPFKDGDCAGVAFPPGVDATRGLSPLREGCIDRGHALRRALSMAIDRELLVSRVTGLGEHAAYGIVPPGIAGYTPAAATWSRWTQAHREAQARRLYRAAGYDAAHPLEIELRYNTSTPHRRLALAVAAMWRQVLGAHVRLRNEEWKVFVGNRKQRVITQVFRGGWIGDVPDARNFLAAFGSEGPLNWTGWHDAGVVDRLQRADDARSDIARNAWLHAAETRLLQGDPVIPLYFYTSKHLVDARVRGFEANALDHHASRWMRLSE from the coding sequence ATGCGCCATCTTCGATCTTTCCGCCCGTGGCCGGCTGTCGCGCTTGCCCTGTTGCTCGCGACCGGCGCGCAGGCCGCGACGCTGGAGCGTGGCAACGGGCCGGAACCGTCGACGCTGGACGCGCACAAGTGTCAGGAGGTCGCCTGCGGCAACGTGCTGCGCGATCTCTACGAAGGGCTGGTGACGGAGGACGCGACGGGCCGGTTGGTGCCGGGCATGGCGCAGGAATGGTCGACCTCGCCCGATGGCCGCACCTGGACATTCGTGCTGCGCGACGGCCTGCGCTGGAGCAATGGCGAAGCGCTGGACGCGCCACAGATCGTTGCGAGCTTCCGCCGGGCGTTCGCGCCGACGACGGCCGCTCCGTTCGGCGAACTCTTCGATGCGCTGCACAACGCGAAGGCGGTGCAGGCGGGCGCCTTGGCGCCGACTGCGCTCGGCGTCGATGCGCCGGACGCGCGTACCGTCGTCTTCCATCTCGACCGCAGCGCGCCGTTGCCGGCACTGCTGACCCTGCCGATCGCGTTTCCCGTCTATCTGCCCGCGGTCGAGCGCTTCGGTGCGCAGCACACGCGGCCGGGCACGCTCATCAGCAACGGCGCGTATCGGCTCGTCGCTTGGACGCCGCAGGCCAACCTCGTCGTCGAACGCAATCCGCGCTTCCATGACGCCGCAAACGTCGCGATCGAACGCGTGCGCTTCCAGGTGACCGAAGACGCCGCCGCCGAGCTGCAGCGCTTTGCGGCCGGTGATCTCCATCTGACCGAGGTGGTGCCGCCGCAACCGCTCGCATCGCTGCGCGAACGCTTCGGATCGCAGCTGCGACTCTCGCCCTACCTTGGCGCGTTCTGGCTCGGCATCAATACGACGCACGCGCCGTTCAAGGACGGCGACTGCGCGGGTGTCGCGTTCCCACCCGGCGTCGACGCCACGCGCGGTTTGTCGCCGCTGCGCGAGGGCTGCATCGATCGCGGCCATGCGCTGCGTCGGGCGCTGTCGATGGCGATCGATCGCGAACTTCTGGTGAGCCGCGTCACCGGTCTCGGTGAGCACGCGGCCTATGGCATCGTGCCGCCGGGCATCGCGGGCTACACGCCGGCGGCTGCGACCTGGTCGCGCTGGACGCAGGCGCACCGCGAGGCGCAGGCCCGTCGCCTCTATCGCGCAGCGGGTTACGACGCTGCGCACCCGCTGGAAATCGAGCTGCGCTACAACACGTCGACGCCGCATCGGCGCCTCGCCCTCGCGGTTGCCGCGATGTGGCGACAGGTGCTCGGTGCGCACGTGCGGCTGCGCAACGAGGAATGGAAGGTGTTCGTCGGCAACCGCAAGCAGCGCGTGATCACGCAGGTGTTCCGCGGCGGCTGGATCGGCGACGTGCCCGACGCGCGCAACTTCCTCGCCGCGTTCGGCAGCGAGGGGCCGCTGAATTGGACGGGCTGGCACGATGCGGGCGTCGTCGACCGCCTGCAGCGCGCCGATGACGCGCGCAGCGACATCGCGCGCAATGCCTGGCTGCATGCCGCGGAAACCCGCCTGCTGCAGGGCGACCCGGTGATTCCGTTGTACTTCTATACGTCCAAGCATCTGGTCGACGCCCGCGTGCGGGGCTTCGAAGCGAACGCGCTCGATCACCACGCCAGCCGATGGATGCGGCTTTCGGAGTAG
- a CDS encoding glutamate--cysteine ligase: MHVSGPSQVADVEIESRAQLVDYLASGVRPPEDWRIGTEHEKFGFRSDDLRAPTFDGDRGIEALLKGLTRFGWAPVEENGRVIALSRDGASVSLEPAGQLELSGAALLDLHETCRETGTHLREVREVADPMGLGFLGMGFQPKWRRDEMPWMPKGRYKIMREYMPKVGSLGLDMMTRTCTVQVNLDVASEADMVKKFRVSLALQPIATALFADSPFTEGKPNGYLSYRSHIWTDTDADRTGLLDFVFDDGFGYERYVDYLLDVPMYFVYRDGTYIDASGQSFRDYLDGKLPAYPGNRPTLKDWADHSTTAFPEVRLKKYLEMRGADSGPWNRICALPAFWVGLLYDDAALDAAWDLVKDFTLEEQHALRDGVPRQALDLPFRGGTVLDLARESLKISAAGLKRRARINANGADESIFLAPLVEIVESGVTAAQRKLELFHGAWGGSVDPVFREFAY, encoded by the coding sequence GTGCATGTGTCCGGTCCCAGCCAGGTTGCCGATGTCGAGATCGAATCGCGGGCGCAGCTCGTCGATTACCTCGCCTCCGGCGTGCGCCCGCCCGAGGACTGGCGCATCGGCACCGAGCACGAGAAGTTCGGCTTCCGCAGCGATGACCTGCGCGCGCCCACCTTCGACGGCGATCGCGGCATCGAAGCGCTGCTCAAGGGCCTGACGCGCTTCGGCTGGGCGCCGGTCGAGGAGAACGGGCGCGTCATCGCGCTGAGTCGCGATGGAGCCTCCGTCTCGCTCGAGCCCGCTGGTCAGCTCGAACTGTCCGGCGCCGCGCTCCTCGATCTGCACGAGACCTGTCGCGAGACCGGCACCCACCTGCGCGAAGTGCGCGAGGTCGCCGACCCGATGGGCCTCGGCTTCCTCGGCATGGGCTTCCAGCCGAAGTGGCGTCGCGACGAGATGCCATGGATGCCGAAGGGCCGCTACAAGATCATGCGCGAGTACATGCCGAAGGTCGGATCGCTCGGCCTCGACATGATGACGCGCACCTGCACCGTGCAGGTCAATCTGGATGTCGCGTCCGAAGCGGACATGGTGAAGAAGTTCCGCGTGTCGCTCGCGCTGCAGCCGATCGCGACCGCGCTGTTCGCCGATTCGCCGTTCACCGAAGGCAAGCCGAACGGTTACCTGTCGTACCGCTCGCACATCTGGACCGACACCGACGCGGATCGCACCGGCCTGCTCGATTTCGTGTTCGACGACGGCTTCGGCTACGAGCGCTACGTCGACTACCTGCTCGACGTGCCGATGTACTTCGTCTACCGCGACGGCACCTACATCGATGCGAGCGGGCAGTCGTTCCGCGACTACCTCGACGGCAAGCTGCCGGCGTACCCGGGCAATCGCCCGACGCTGAAGGACTGGGCCGATCATTCGACGACGGCGTTCCCGGAAGTGCGTCTCAAGAAGTACCTCGAGATGCGCGGCGCCGATTCCGGCCCGTGGAACCGCATCTGCGCGCTGCCGGCGTTCTGGGTCGGTCTGCTCTACGACGATGCGGCACTCGATGCGGCGTGGGATCTCGTCAAGGATTTCACGCTCGAGGAGCAGCACGCGCTGCGCGACGGCGTGCCGCGCCAGGCCCTCGATCTGCCGTTCCGCGGTGGCACCGTGCTCGATCTCGCGCGCGAGTCGCTGAAGATTTCCGCCGCCGGCCTCAAGCGCCGCGCGCGCATCAACGCGAACGGCGCGGACGAATCGATCTTCCTCGCGCCGCTGGTGGAGATCGTGGAATCCGGCGTCACCGCCGCGCAACGCAAGTTGGAGCTGTTCCACGGCGCGTGGGGTGGCAGCGTCGATCCGGTGTTCCGCGAGTTCGCGTACTGA
- a CDS encoding tetratricopeptide repeat protein, with protein sequence MPFLGLGLHVLIALYFATHAVRTGQDRYWLMILFAFPGLGSLVYALTIWLPQARHAPEVRAATKGVQRILDPDRELRFAQEDFDTSPTTAHRVRLGSALLAKGRAEEAAAHLERAATGVHADDPDIRVRLAEAWLACGRAREAREQLDEVIRKHPEYRSPRGHFAYARAVAAEGDRDKARHEFDTLTSYSGDLDVHAEYANTLAGWGDEAHAREICEHALRRIKRMPAYQRRLYRDATSRMKKLLAETR encoded by the coding sequence ATGCCGTTTCTCGGCCTCGGCCTGCACGTGCTCATCGCGCTGTATTTCGCCACGCATGCGGTCCGCACCGGGCAGGACCGCTATTGGCTGATGATCCTGTTCGCGTTTCCGGGGCTCGGCAGCCTCGTGTACGCGCTGACGATCTGGTTGCCACAGGCGCGCCACGCGCCCGAAGTGCGCGCCGCGACCAAGGGCGTGCAGCGCATCCTCGACCCCGACCGCGAACTGCGGTTCGCGCAGGAAGATTTCGACACCTCGCCAACCACCGCGCATCGCGTACGTCTAGGCAGCGCGCTGCTGGCGAAGGGGCGCGCGGAAGAAGCCGCCGCGCATCTCGAGCGCGCCGCGACCGGTGTGCATGCCGACGACCCGGACATCCGCGTGCGCCTCGCGGAAGCCTGGCTCGCCTGCGGACGCGCACGCGAAGCGCGTGAGCAGCTCGACGAGGTGATCCGCAAGCATCCCGAGTACCGTTCCCCGCGCGGCCACTTCGCGTATGCGCGCGCCGTCGCCGCCGAGGGCGATCGCGACAAAGCACGCCACGAGTTCGACACGCTCACCAGCTACAGCGGCGACCTCGACGTCCACGCCGAATACGCGAACACGCTGGCCGGCTGGGGCGACGAGGCGCATGCGCGTGAGATCTGCGAGCACGCGCTGCGTCGCATCAAGCGGATGCCGGCGTATCAGCGCCGCCTGTATCGCGACGCCACCTCACGCATGAAGAAGCTGCTGGCGGAAACGCGCTGA
- a CDS encoding alpha/beta hydrolase → MLKKVLALLAILVLAVAIIATYVSPWPSVLVIRAVFDRGAERASTALASHVPHDVRVTSGLVYDTTDRDARLDIYRGATSRPDGPTIVWFHGGGFVSGRRSDVANYLKILAGRGFTVVNVDYTIAPEATYPTPIRQANRALAYLDANGARLGINTRKLVLAGDSAGAQIAAQTAAVVTNPAYARALGIAPGTRPERLAGALLYCGVYDVTSMGRGNALLRWFVQSTTWAYSGERDGHSTNRLASMSVAPQLTPAFPRTFISAGNADPLGPQSVAMAKALTHRGVRVTPLFFPADYQPPLPHEYQFDLGTAAGREALDRSVQWLASL, encoded by the coding sequence ATGCTGAAGAAGGTTCTCGCACTTCTCGCCATCCTTGTTCTCGCGGTTGCCATCATCGCGACCTACGTGAGTCCATGGCCGAGCGTGCTCGTCATCCGCGCCGTGTTCGACCGCGGCGCCGAGCGGGCGTCCACTGCGCTCGCGTCGCACGTGCCACACGATGTCCGCGTCACGTCCGGCCTCGTCTACGACACGACCGACCGCGATGCACGTTTGGACATCTATCGCGGCGCAACGTCGCGACCGGACGGCCCCACGATCGTCTGGTTCCACGGCGGTGGCTTCGTCTCCGGGCGTCGGTCGGACGTCGCGAACTACCTCAAGATCCTCGCCGGCCGCGGATTCACCGTGGTCAACGTCGACTACACCATCGCACCCGAAGCGACGTATCCGACGCCCATCCGCCAGGCCAACCGCGCACTCGCCTACCTCGATGCGAACGGTGCAAGACTCGGCATCAACACACGCAAGCTCGTGCTCGCCGGCGACAGCGCGGGCGCCCAGATCGCGGCGCAGACGGCGGCAGTCGTGACCAATCCCGCCTACGCACGAGCGCTCGGCATCGCGCCGGGAACCCGGCCCGAGCGCCTCGCCGGTGCACTGCTCTACTGCGGCGTGTACGACGTCACGTCGATGGGCCGCGGCAACGCACTGCTGCGCTGGTTCGTGCAGTCGACCACATGGGCGTACAGCGGCGAGCGCGATGGGCACAGCACGAATCGCTTGGCGTCGATGTCCGTCGCCCCGCAGCTCACGCCCGCCTTCCCGCGCACGTTCATCAGCGCCGGCAACGCGGATCCGCTGGGGCCGCAATCGGTGGCGATGGCGAAGGCCCTGACGCATCGCGGGGTGCGCGTGACCCCGCTGTTCTTCCCGGCGGACTACCAGCCGCCGCTGCCGCACGAATACCAATTCGATCTCGGCACGGCCGCCGGTCGGGAAGCACTCGATCGGTCCGTGCAGTGGCTGGCGTCGCTGTAG
- a CDS encoding VOC family protein — translation MAHRSRLAGFIIDCNTPDLDAAARFWSAALGCTVDPEPAGDDTAEYVNFNDTPGGLHIEVQKVDHPSRVHLDIESDDVDAEAARLEALGAKKIAFVKRWWVMESPTGQRFCVVRMRDEPGRHPAKEWP, via the coding sequence GTGGCCCATCGCAGCCGTCTCGCCGGTTTCATCATCGACTGCAACACGCCCGACCTCGACGCCGCTGCACGCTTCTGGAGCGCCGCGCTCGGCTGCACGGTCGACCCCGAGCCGGCCGGCGACGACACCGCCGAATACGTCAATTTCAACGACACGCCCGGCGGGCTGCACATCGAAGTGCAGAAGGTCGACCATCCATCGCGCGTGCATCTCGACATCGAGTCCGACGACGTCGACGCCGAAGCCGCGCGACTCGAAGCGCTCGGCGCGAAGAAGATCGCGTTTGTGAAGCGCTGGTGGGTGATGGAATCCCCGACGGGCCAGCGCTTCTGCGTGGTGCGGATGCGTGACGAGCCGGGGCGGCATCCGGCGAAGGAGTGGCCGTAG
- a CDS encoding dihydrolipoamide acetyltransferase family protein: protein MSNQKTFLLPDLGEGLPDATIVEWYVKEGDVIRLDDNLVSMETAKAVVDVPSPVSGKVLKLAGGAGDVVVTGTMLAMFEIDPSMPQRAEGQDTGHHHGGGHAAQSHGGAGTETAAPGPGHKVIASDEGGVIRDDAKPAPKGEPGHERADAGTVVGAMQSSDAVRSEAAVAVGGVKAMPAVRALARKMGVDITRVRPSGADGVVTMDDVKRAAADGSARAGAGGSTPRAADRAAMAAAPVQQAPQAGQRSTMSQSGKPMRTQPPGVQASGQPEQLKGVRRNMARVMADAHSKVVPTTLVDDADLHAWIGKQDITARLVRSIVAACKAVPALNAWFDGENLTRTMHPHVDIGIAVDTDDGLFVPALRNADMLDGNGVRQAIQRLRAQVGDRSIPPSELSGYTISLSNFGMFAGRYATPVVVPPCVAIIGAGKLCHDVVAVMGGIEVHRRMPISLTFDHRACTGGEAARFLKALLDDLSAPQ from the coding sequence ATGAGCAACCAGAAGACCTTCCTGCTTCCCGACCTCGGCGAAGGCCTGCCGGACGCGACCATCGTCGAGTGGTACGTGAAGGAAGGCGACGTGATCCGCCTCGACGACAACCTCGTGTCGATGGAGACCGCGAAGGCCGTGGTCGACGTGCCGTCGCCGGTCTCCGGCAAGGTGCTGAAGCTCGCCGGCGGCGCGGGCGATGTCGTCGTCACCGGCACGATGCTCGCGATGTTCGAGATCGATCCGTCGATGCCGCAGCGCGCCGAGGGCCAGGACACCGGCCATCACCATGGCGGCGGGCATGCAGCGCAGTCGCACGGTGGTGCCGGCACGGAAACGGCCGCGCCGGGTCCGGGCCACAAGGTCATCGCCTCCGACGAAGGTGGCGTGATTCGCGACGATGCGAAGCCGGCCCCGAAGGGTGAGCCGGGCCACGAGCGTGCGGACGCGGGCACGGTGGTCGGCGCGATGCAGTCGTCGGATGCCGTGCGCAGTGAAGCTGCCGTCGCCGTCGGCGGCGTCAAGGCGATGCCGGCGGTGCGTGCGCTCGCGCGCAAGATGGGCGTCGACATCACGCGCGTGCGTCCGAGCGGCGCCGATGGCGTGGTGACGATGGATGACGTGAAGCGCGCCGCGGCCGATGGTTCCGCGCGCGCCGGTGCGGGCGGAAGCACGCCGCGCGCGGCTGATCGCGCCGCGATGGCAGCTGCTCCGGTGCAACAGGCGCCGCAAGCGGGCCAGCGCAGCACGATGTCGCAGTCGGGCAAGCCGATGCGCACGCAGCCGCCGGGCGTGCAGGCTTCCGGCCAGCCGGAACAGCTCAAGGGCGTGCGCCGCAACATGGCGCGCGTCATGGCCGACGCGCACAGCAAGGTCGTGCCGACCACGCTCGTCGACGACGCCGACCTGCACGCCTGGATCGGCAAGCAGGACATCACCGCGCGCCTCGTGCGCTCGATCGTCGCCGCATGCAAGGCGGTGCCGGCGCTCAATGCCTGGTTCGACGGCGAGAACCTGACGCGCACGATGCATCCGCACGTCGACATCGGCATCGCCGTCGACACCGACGACGGCCTGTTCGTGCCGGCGCTGCGCAATGCCGACATGCTCGACGGCAACGGCGTGCGCCAGGCCATCCAGCGCCTGCGCGCGCAGGTCGGCGATCGGTCGATCCCGCCGAGCGAGTTGTCGGGCTACACGATCTCGCTGTCGAACTTCGGAATGTTCGCCGGCCGCTACGCGACGCCGGTCGTCGTGCCGCCGTGCGTCGCGATCATCGGCGCCGGCAAGCTCTGCCACGACGTGGTCGCGGTGATGGGCGGCATCGAGGTGCACCGCCGCATGCCGATCTCGCTGACGTTCGACCACCGCGCCTGCACGGGCGGCGAGGCGGCGCGTTTCCTCAAGGCGCTGCTCGACGATCTGTCGGCGCCGCAGTAA
- a CDS encoding cupin domain-containing protein gives MPPTPKGEKLSLAVKLAGIDEHWSPRVIAEMNDVQFKLVKLHGEFVWHTHDTTDETFLVVRGEMQVAYRDHEVTLREGEMVVIPRGVEHITRAADECHALIIEPRGVVNTGNARSDLTASNDVWV, from the coding sequence ATGCCGCCGACGCCGAAGGGCGAGAAGCTGTCGCTCGCCGTCAAGCTCGCCGGCATCGACGAGCACTGGTCGCCGCGCGTCATCGCCGAGATGAACGACGTGCAGTTCAAACTGGTCAAGCTGCACGGCGAATTCGTCTGGCATACGCACGACACGACGGACGAAACCTTCCTCGTCGTGCGTGGCGAAATGCAGGTCGCGTATCGCGACCATGAAGTGACGTTGCGCGAAGGCGAGATGGTCGTCATTCCGCGCGGCGTCGAACACATCACCCGTGCCGCCGACGAATGCCACGCGCTCATCATCGAGCCGCGCGGCGTCGTCAACACCGGCAATGCGCGCAGCGACCTCACGGCGTCGAACGACGTCTGGGTCTGA
- a CDS encoding alpha-ketoacid dehydrogenase subunit beta produces the protein MNAQVKPAENAITLIEAITQALAYEMRNDESVLVLGEDVGVNGGVFRATAGLHAQFGSMRVIDTPLDETTIAGLTVGLASQGMKPVAEAQFDGFMYPMVDFIVCHAARMRYRTRGRLTCPMVLRVPWGGGIRAPEHHSEANEAIFTNVPGLRVVMPSSPQRAYGMLLAAIRDPDPVIFFEPKRIYRQYKEVVADDGEALPLDVCYVLRDGTDMTLVTWGAQVKETLEAAEKLAGEGISCEVIDVATLRPLDFATIAESVAKTGRCVIVHEAPKTAGFGAEIAARLAEESMFDLLAPVERVTGYDTHIPLFRLEMKYLPSVDRIVAAAKRAMAAG, from the coding sequence ATGAACGCACAGGTCAAGCCCGCCGAGAACGCGATCACCCTGATCGAGGCGATCACGCAGGCGCTCGCGTACGAGATGCGCAACGACGAGAGCGTGCTCGTGCTCGGCGAGGACGTCGGCGTCAACGGCGGCGTGTTCCGCGCCACCGCCGGCCTGCACGCGCAGTTCGGTTCGATGCGCGTGATCGATACGCCACTCGACGAAACGACGATCGCCGGCCTCACCGTCGGCCTCGCCTCGCAGGGCATGAAGCCCGTCGCCGAAGCGCAGTTCGACGGCTTCATGTACCCGATGGTCGACTTCATCGTCTGTCACGCCGCGCGCATGCGCTATCGCACGCGCGGCCGCCTCACCTGCCCGATGGTGCTGCGCGTGCCGTGGGGCGGTGGCATCCGCGCGCCGGAGCATCACTCCGAAGCGAACGAAGCGATCTTCACCAACGTGCCGGGCCTGCGCGTGGTGATGCCGTCGTCGCCGCAGCGCGCCTACGGCATGTTGCTCGCCGCGATCCGCGACCCGGATCCGGTGATCTTCTTCGAGCCCAAGCGCATCTACCGCCAGTACAAGGAAGTGGTCGCCGACGACGGCGAAGCGCTGCCGCTCGACGTCTGCTACGTGCTGCGCGACGGCACCGACATGACGCTGGTGACGTGGGGCGCGCAGGTCAAGGAAACGCTGGAAGCTGCCGAGAAGCTCGCGGGCGAAGGCATCAGCTGCGAAGTCATCGACGTCGCCACGCTGCGTCCGCTCGACTTCGCGACGATCGCCGAATCGGTCGCCAAGACGGGCCGCTGCGTGATCGTGCACGAGGCGCCCAAAACCGCCGGTTTCGGTGCGGAGATCGCGGCGCGTCTTGCCGAGGAGTCGATGTTCGACCTGCTCGCACCGGTCGAGCGCGTCACCGGCTACGACACGCACATCCCGCTGTTCCGCCTCGAGATGAAGTACCTGCCGAGCGTCGATCGCATCGTCGCCGCGGCCAAGCGCGCGATGGCGGCCGGCTGA